From a region of the Listeria monocytogenes ATCC 19117 genome:
- a CDS encoding prepilin peptidase produces the protein MIYFLLAIYSAVFMSFIQVAGECFPVKKSFLFRFSECNFCQKTLAFYHIIPVFSFLFFRGKSRCCERPIPIIYFLMELVTPIYILLLYIQFSFSYSFLLYYIIYFFLAFFFITDIFYLYVPNSILIVFFCVLAIIAILYNQTLMDFIFSGVISCLFYLLFFIIFRKGIGLGDIKILIILSTFLGFKIGYYIFFLAIIIGTIILLTALILNKVKKNKQVPFVPYIYVSFLLISILIK, from the coding sequence ATGATTTACTTTTTATTAGCTATTTATAGTGCAGTATTTATGTCGTTCATTCAAGTCGCAGGAGAATGTTTTCCAGTGAAAAAATCATTTTTATTCCGTTTTTCGGAGTGTAATTTTTGTCAAAAGACACTTGCTTTCTATCATATCATTCCCGTTTTTTCCTTTCTTTTTTTTAGAGGAAAGTCTAGATGCTGTGAAAGACCTATTCCGATAATCTACTTTTTAATGGAATTAGTAACACCAATCTATATACTTCTTCTGTACATTCAATTTTCTTTTTCATATTCGTTTCTTCTTTACTACATTATTTATTTTTTTTTAGCTTTTTTCTTTATCACAGATATTTTTTATTTGTATGTCCCTAACTCAATATTAATTGTATTTTTCTGTGTACTGGCAATCATTGCCATCTTATATAACCAAACTTTGATGGATTTCATTTTTTCAGGGGTAATCAGCTGTCTTTTTTATCTTCTTTTTTTTATTATTTTTCGAAAAGGAATTGGACTTGGCGATATCAAAATACTTATTATTTTAAGTACTTTTTTAGGTTTTAAAATAGGATATTATATCTTTTTTCTAGCAATTATTATAGGGACAATAATATTATTAACTGCATTGATATTAAATAAAGTGAAGAAAAATAAGCAAGTTCCATTTGTTCCGTATATATATGTTTCCTTTCTGCTGATTAGTATTTTGATAAAATAG
- the radC gene encoding RadC family protein has protein sequence MLIHEISENEKPREKLQNYGIEALSSSELVALIIETGTKNESVLTIANRIIMKFKNVGEMQYASIEEFQLVNGIGIAKASKIMAAIELGRRIGIVTEQEEVVVRCPEDAVKLVMPELAFLFQEHFHCLFLNTKNQVIYRQTIFVGGLNASIVHPREVFRLALRKSAASIMCFHNHPSGDPTPSSEDLLVTKRLAEAGNIVGITLLDHIIIGKNKYISLKEKGYF, from the coding sequence ATGTTGATACATGAAATATCAGAGAATGAAAAACCACGCGAAAAGCTACAGAATTATGGGATAGAAGCACTTTCATCTTCGGAATTGGTTGCTTTAATTATTGAAACAGGGACTAAAAATGAGTCAGTTTTGACGATAGCTAATCGAATCATCATGAAATTCAAAAACGTGGGCGAAATGCAATATGCTTCTATAGAAGAATTTCAGTTAGTTAATGGTATCGGAATAGCAAAAGCTTCTAAAATCATGGCTGCGATTGAACTTGGAAGACGTATCGGCATCGTAACGGAGCAGGAAGAAGTGGTTGTTAGGTGTCCCGAAGATGCGGTAAAACTTGTAATGCCAGAGCTTGCTTTTCTTTTTCAAGAACATTTCCATTGTCTATTTTTAAATACCAAAAACCAAGTAATATATCGGCAAACGATTTTTGTTGGTGGTCTGAATGCTTCCATCGTTCATCCTAGAGAAGTTTTTAGATTAGCGCTCAGGAAATCAGCAGCATCAATCATGTGCTTTCACAACCATCCATCTGGTGATCCGACTCCTTCTAGTGAAGACTTGCTTGTAACAAAAAGGTTAGCTGAAGCTGGTAATATTGTCGGAATTACCTTACTAGATCATATTATCATTGGCAAGAATAAGTATATTAGTTTGAAAGAAAAAGGTTACTTTTAA
- a CDS encoding rod shape-determining protein: MFGFGNKDIGIDLGTANTLVYMKGKGIVLREPSVVAMKKDTQEIVAVGSDAKNMIGRTPGNIVAIRPMKDGVIADYDTTAAMMKYYIQKAGKSVNASKPRVMICVPSGITGVEKRAVIDATRQAGAKDAFTIEEPFAAAIGAGLPVGEPTGSMVVDIGGGTTEVAVISLGGIVTSRSVRTAGDDLDEVIINYIRKKYNLLIGDRTAEAIKMEIGSASPNGLDLSPFSIRGRDLVTGLPKTIEITPEEISEALADTVAAIIDAVKGTLENTPPELSADIMDKGIVLTGGGALLRNLDTVISEETKMPVIIADEPLDCVAIGTGKALENMDMYKRKKMN, encoded by the coding sequence ATGTTTGGATTTGGTAATAAAGATATTGGAATTGATTTAGGAACAGCGAACACACTTGTCTATATGAAGGGAAAAGGTATTGTCCTTCGTGAACCTTCCGTTGTAGCAATGAAAAAAGACACTCAAGAAATAGTTGCAGTTGGTAGCGATGCAAAAAATATGATTGGTAGAACACCAGGAAATATCGTTGCAATTCGTCCAATGAAAGATGGTGTTATTGCTGATTATGATACAACTGCAGCAATGATGAAGTATTACATACAAAAAGCTGGTAAAAGTGTTAATGCAAGTAAACCACGCGTAATGATATGTGTACCTTCTGGAATTACAGGTGTAGAAAAACGTGCTGTTATTGATGCGACTCGTCAAGCAGGAGCTAAAGATGCATTTACAATTGAAGAGCCATTTGCTGCGGCTATTGGTGCTGGGCTTCCAGTTGGCGAGCCTACAGGTAGCATGGTTGTAGATATTGGTGGAGGAACTACAGAAGTTGCTGTTATTTCTCTAGGTGGTATTGTAACCAGTCGCTCTGTAAGAACTGCTGGTGATGATTTAGATGAAGTTATCATTAATTACATTCGTAAAAAATATAATCTATTAATTGGTGATCGTACTGCCGAAGCAATCAAAATGGAAATTGGCTCAGCTAGTCCAAATGGTTTGGACTTATCTCCATTTAGCATTCGAGGACGTGATTTAGTAACTGGACTTCCTAAAACTATTGAAATTACTCCAGAAGAAATTAGCGAAGCACTTGCTGATACAGTAGCAGCGATTATTGATGCTGTAAAAGGAACACTTGAAAATACGCCACCAGAATTGTCAGCTGATATTATGGATAAAGGTATTGTACTCACAGGTGGGGGAGCTCTTTTACGTAATTTAGATACAGTTATTTCCGAAGAAACAAAAATGCCTGTTATTATTGCAGATGAACCACTTGATTGTGTTGCAATTGGAACAGGGAAAGCTTTGGAAAATATGGATATGTATAAACGCAAAAAAATGAACTAA